From one Variovorax sp. PBL-H6 genomic stretch:
- a CDS encoding Bug family tripartite tricarboxylate transporter substrate binding protein, with protein MIRKLLTTAALALAFAAVQAQPYPAKPVRLIVPFPPGGGTDILSRLVATKLTEVSKWTVVPDNRAGAGGTIGIAEAVRAQPTGYDIVMGQKDNMVVAPWLYKNLSYEPTKDLTAVAHVAYTPVVIVTRTESKFKTLKDVVDAARAAPDTITYGSPGNGTTIHLAGEIFKSAANVKMRHVPYKGSNPAMMDVLAGNVDLMVSSLPSAMGQIKSGKLRALAVTSAKRSSSLPEVPTVAELGYKDFDVSTWYGLFAPAGTPKEIVTTLNAEVNKLLATPEMKAAIIAQGAEPQGMTPEQFGTLLKTDYLKWRDIVKASGAVIE; from the coding sequence ATGATCCGAAAGCTGCTGACCACCGCGGCCCTGGCACTGGCGTTCGCCGCCGTGCAGGCCCAGCCCTATCCCGCCAAGCCCGTGCGCCTGATCGTGCCCTTCCCGCCTGGGGGCGGCACCGACATCCTGTCGCGACTGGTGGCGACCAAGCTCACCGAGGTCAGCAAATGGACCGTGGTGCCTGACAACCGGGCCGGCGCCGGCGGCACCATCGGCATCGCCGAGGCGGTGCGCGCGCAGCCGACCGGCTACGACATCGTGATGGGCCAGAAGGACAACATGGTCGTCGCACCCTGGCTCTACAAGAACCTCAGCTACGAGCCGACCAAGGACCTGACCGCCGTGGCGCACGTGGCCTATACGCCTGTGGTGATCGTCACGCGCACCGAATCGAAGTTCAAGACGCTGAAGGACGTGGTCGATGCCGCGCGCGCGGCACCCGACACCATCACCTACGGCTCGCCCGGCAATGGCACCACCATCCACCTGGCGGGCGAGATCTTCAAGAGCGCCGCCAACGTCAAGATGCGCCACGTGCCCTACAAGGGTTCGAACCCAGCCATGATGGACGTGCTGGCCGGGAACGTGGACCTGATGGTTTCCTCGCTGCCCTCGGCCATGGGGCAAATCAAGTCCGGCAAGCTGCGCGCGTTGGCGGTGACATCAGCAAAGCGCAGCAGCTCGCTGCCCGAGGTGCCGACGGTCGCCGAGCTGGGCTACAAGGACTTCGACGTGAGCACCTGGTACGGGCTCTTCGCACCGGCGGGCACGCCCAAGGAGATCGTCACCACGTTGAACGCCGAGGTGAACAAGCTGCTGGCCACGCCCGAGATGAAGGCCGCGATCATCGCCCAGGGCGCGGAGCCGCAGGGCATGACGCCGGAGCAGTTCGGCACGCTGTTGAAGACCGACTACCTGAAGTGGCGCGACATCGTGAAGGCCTCCGGCGCGGTCATTGAGTAG
- the kdpF gene encoding K(+)-transporting ATPase subunit F, protein MISLDVLYGFAGLLAVMLFAYLVFALICAEEF, encoded by the coding sequence ATGATCAGCCTCGATGTGCTCTATGGATTCGCCGGCCTGCTGGCCGTGATGCTCTTCGCCTACCTGGTGTTCGCGCTCATCTGCGCCGAGGAATTCTGA
- the kdpA gene encoding potassium-transporting ATPase subunit KdpA produces MLLGLYLVVLGLLAWPLGRWLAALCEGGVPAWMQRAEAPLYKLAGVDVGHAMHWRGYALALLAFNAVGALALYGLQRLQHLLPLNPAGMSAVSPDSAFNTAVSFVSNTNWQGYAGESTLSYLTQMLGLTVQNFLSAATGIAVAFALARGFAARNTDGKGFVGNFWVDVTRITTWLLLPISFVIAMVFVGQGVIQNFDTYKTVTTLEATAYQNPRLDAAGQPLKDAAGNALTEDASTTTQTLAMGPVASQEAIKMLGTNGGGFFNANSAHPYENPTALANFVQMIAIFLIPTALCFAFGRVVGDPRQGWAILAAMTVMFVLAVVALISAEHAGNPLLAPLGVDQASSALQAGGNMEGKEVRFGIDASALFAAITTAASCGAVIAMHDSFTPLGGMVPLVLMQLGEVVFGGVGTGLYGMLVFAVLAVFIAGLMIGRTPEYLGKKIEIREMKLTSIAILVTPILVLAGTAVAVMADPGKAGIANPGAHGFSEVLYAFTSAGNNNGSAFAGLSANTPFYNAMLALAMWFGRFGVIVPVLAIAGSLAAKKRLPVTAGTMPTHGPLFVTLLIGTVLLVGLLNYVPALALGPVVEHLMLWKP; encoded by the coding sequence ATGCTTCTGGGTCTTTACCTCGTGGTTCTGGGCCTGCTCGCCTGGCCGCTGGGCCGCTGGTTGGCGGCGCTGTGCGAAGGCGGGGTCCCCGCCTGGATGCAGCGCGCCGAAGCGCCGCTCTACAAGCTCGCCGGCGTGGACGTTGGCCACGCGATGCACTGGCGCGGCTATGCGCTGGCGCTGCTGGCCTTCAACGCCGTTGGCGCGCTGGCCCTCTATGGCCTGCAGCGCCTGCAGCACTTGCTGCCGCTGAACCCGGCCGGCATGAGCGCGGTGTCGCCCGACTCGGCCTTCAACACGGCCGTGAGCTTCGTTTCCAACACCAACTGGCAGGGCTATGCGGGGGAGTCGACCCTGAGCTATCTCACGCAGATGCTGGGGCTCACGGTGCAGAACTTCTTGTCCGCTGCCACCGGCATCGCGGTCGCCTTCGCGCTGGCGCGCGGCTTCGCGGCGCGCAACACGGACGGCAAGGGCTTCGTCGGCAATTTCTGGGTCGACGTGACCCGCATCACCACCTGGCTGCTGCTGCCGATCTCGTTCGTGATCGCCATGGTGTTCGTGGGCCAGGGCGTGATCCAGAACTTCGACACCTACAAGACAGTGACGACGCTGGAAGCCACGGCCTACCAGAACCCCAGGCTCGACGCTGCCGGGCAGCCACTGAAGGATGCGGCCGGCAACGCGCTGACCGAGGACGCGAGCACCACCACGCAGACCCTCGCCATGGGCCCGGTCGCCTCGCAGGAGGCGATCAAGATGCTCGGCACCAACGGCGGCGGCTTCTTCAACGCCAACTCGGCGCACCCTTACGAGAACCCGACGGCACTCGCCAACTTCGTGCAGATGATCGCGATCTTCCTGATCCCCACCGCGCTGTGCTTCGCCTTCGGCCGCGTGGTGGGCGACCCGCGGCAAGGCTGGGCAATCCTGGCGGCGATGACGGTGATGTTCGTGCTGGCCGTGGTCGCCTTGATCTCGGCCGAGCACGCCGGCAATCCGCTGCTGGCGCCGCTGGGTGTCGACCAGGCCTCGAGCGCGCTCCAGGCCGGCGGCAACATGGAAGGCAAGGAGGTGCGCTTCGGCATCGACGCCTCCGCGCTCTTCGCCGCCATCACCACGGCTGCATCCTGCGGCGCGGTGATCGCCATGCACGACTCCTTCACGCCGCTGGGCGGCATGGTGCCGCTGGTGCTGATGCAGCTCGGCGAAGTGGTGTTCGGCGGCGTCGGCACCGGCCTGTACGGCATGCTGGTCTTCGCGGTGCTGGCGGTGTTCATCGCCGGCCTGATGATCGGCCGCACACCCGAGTACCTGGGCAAGAAGATCGAGATCCGCGAGATGAAGCTGACCTCGATCGCGATCCTGGTCACGCCGATCCTGGTGCTCGCCGGAACCGCCGTCGCCGTGATGGCCGATCCGGGCAAGGCAGGCATCGCGAACCCGGGCGCGCACGGCTTCTCCGAGGTCCTCTATGCCTTCACTTCGGCCGGCAACAACAACGGCAGCGCCTTTGCCGGCCTCTCGGCCAACACGCCCTTCTACAACGCGATGCTGGCGCTCGCAATGTGGTTCGGCCGCTTCGGCGTGATCGTGCCGGTGCTCGCCATCGCGGGCTCGCTGGCCGCCAAGAAGCGCCTGCCGGTCACGGCCGGCACCATGCCCACGCACGGCCCGCTGTTCGTCACGCTGCTGATCGGCACCGTGCTGCTCGTCGGCTTGCTCAACTACGTGCCGGCCCTGGCGCTCGGCCCTGTCGTCGAGCACCTGATGCTGTGGAAGCCTTGA
- the kdpB gene encoding potassium-transporting ATPase subunit KdpB, with the protein MQMKSSLPLFDGSLVRPALWAAVAKLDPRVQWRNPVMFIVYIGSILTTLLWVHALSFPGDTGMAPPFVLAISTWLWFTVLFANFAEALAEGRSKAQAASLRGLRKDTWAKKMVEPHHGGKWLPLQAPELRRGDVVLVEAHDVIPLDGEVIEGVASVDESAITGESAPVVRESGGDFSAVTGGTRVLSDWLVVRVTVNPGESFLDRMIGMVEAAKRQKTPNEIALTILLVALTLVFLMVTVTLLPYSIFSVGAMHAGTVVSLTALVALLVCLIPTTIGGLLSAVGVAGMSRMMQANVIATSGRAVEAAGDVDVLLLDKTGTITLGNRQASAFLPAPNVMQPRLARAALLASLADETPEGRSIVELARRGGIDEPASEGTRFVPFTAQTRMSGVDLPATPKALDADYVSLRKGAVDAVRRHVEALGGAMPAELLRAADQVARRGSTPLAVAEGHRVLGIVELKDIVKTGIRERFAELRRMGIRTVMITGDNRLTAAAIAAEAGVDDFLAEATPEDKLALIRKYQSEGRLVAMTGDGTNDAPALAQADVAVAMGSGTQAAKEAGNMVDLDSNPTKLLEVVETGKALLMTRGSLTTFSIANDVAKYFAIIPAIFVSTYPQLAALNVMRLASPSSAILSAVIFNALIIVFLIPLALKGVRYRPVGAAALLRRNLAIYGLGGLVVPFVGIKLIDSLLVAIGLV; encoded by the coding sequence ATGCAAATGAAATCGTCCCTTCCTCTGTTCGACGGCTCCCTGGTGCGCCCCGCGCTGTGGGCCGCCGTCGCCAAGCTGGACCCGCGCGTCCAGTGGCGCAACCCGGTGATGTTCATCGTCTACATCGGCAGCATTCTCACGACGTTGCTGTGGGTCCACGCGCTGAGCTTTCCGGGCGACACCGGCATGGCGCCGCCCTTCGTGCTGGCGATCTCGACCTGGCTGTGGTTCACCGTGCTCTTCGCCAACTTCGCCGAGGCCCTGGCCGAGGGCCGCAGCAAGGCGCAGGCTGCCTCGCTGCGCGGCCTGCGCAAGGACACCTGGGCCAAGAAGATGGTCGAGCCGCATCACGGCGGCAAGTGGCTGCCTCTGCAGGCACCCGAACTGCGCCGCGGCGACGTGGTGCTGGTCGAGGCGCATGACGTGATCCCGCTGGACGGCGAGGTGATCGAGGGGGTGGCCTCGGTCGACGAGAGCGCCATCACCGGTGAATCGGCGCCGGTGGTGCGCGAGTCCGGCGGCGACTTCTCGGCCGTGACCGGCGGCACGCGCGTGCTGTCCGACTGGCTGGTGGTGCGCGTGACAGTCAACCCGGGCGAGTCCTTCCTCGACCGCATGATCGGCATGGTCGAGGCCGCCAAGCGCCAGAAGACGCCCAACGAGATCGCGCTGACCATCCTGCTGGTCGCGCTGACCCTGGTGTTCCTGATGGTCACGGTCACGCTGCTGCCCTATTCCATCTTCAGCGTGGGCGCGATGCACGCGGGCACGGTGGTGTCGCTGACGGCTCTCGTGGCGCTGCTGGTGTGCCTGATTCCGACCACCATCGGAGGCCTGCTGTCGGCGGTCGGGGTCGCGGGCATGAGCCGCATGATGCAGGCCAACGTGATCGCGACCTCGGGCCGCGCGGTCGAGGCGGCGGGCGACGTCGACGTGCTGCTCCTCGACAAGACCGGCACCATCACGTTGGGCAACCGCCAGGCAAGTGCTTTCCTGCCGGCCCCCAACGTGATGCAGCCGCGGCTCGCACGCGCCGCGCTGTTGGCCTCCCTGGCAGACGAGACGCCCGAGGGCCGCAGCATCGTCGAGCTGGCGCGCCGCGGCGGCATCGACGAGCCGGCAAGCGAAGGCACGCGCTTCGTGCCTTTCACCGCGCAGACGCGCATGAGCGGCGTGGACCTGCCCGCCACGCCCAAGGCCCTCGACGCCGACTACGTGTCGCTGCGCAAGGGCGCGGTCGATGCCGTGCGCCGCCACGTCGAGGCGCTCGGCGGCGCCATGCCGGCCGAGCTGCTGCGCGCCGCCGACCAAGTCGCGCGCCGCGGCAGCACGCCGCTCGCAGTGGCCGAGGGCCACCGGGTGCTGGGCATCGTCGAGCTCAAGGACATCGTCAAGACCGGTATCCGCGAGCGCTTCGCCGAGCTGCGCCGAATGGGCATCCGCACGGTGATGATCACCGGCGACAACAGGCTCACGGCCGCTGCCATCGCGGCCGAGGCCGGCGTGGACGACTTCCTGGCCGAGGCCACGCCGGAGGACAAGCTGGCGCTGATCCGCAAGTACCAGTCCGAAGGCCGCCTGGTCGCGATGACCGGCGACGGCACCAATGACGCGCCCGCGCTTGCCCAGGCCGACGTGGCAGTGGCCATGGGTAGCGGCACGCAGGCGGCCAAGGAGGCCGGCAACATGGTCGACCTGGACTCCAACCCGACCAAGCTGCTGGAAGTGGTGGAGACCGGCAAGGCCCTGCTGATGACGCGCGGCTCGCTCACCACCTTCTCCATCGCGAACGACGTGGCGAAGTACTTCGCCATCATCCCGGCGATCTTCGTGTCGACCTACCCGCAGCTCGCAGCGCTCAACGTGATGCGGCTGGCGAGTCCTTCGTCGGCCATCCTGTCGGCGGTGATCTTCAACGCGCTGATCATCGTGTTCCTGATCCCGCTCGCGCTGAAGGGCGTGCGCTACCGGCCGGTGGGCGCCGCCGCGCTGCTGCGCCGCAACCTCGCGATCTACGGCCTCGGCGGGCTGGTCGTTCCCTTCGTCGGCATCAAGCTCATCGACTCGCTGCTGGTCGCCATCGGCCTGGTCTGA
- the kdpC gene encoding potassium-transporting ATPase subunit KdpC, producing MFKILRPALVIFVLLSGLTGLLYPLAVTGAAHALFPAQAEGSLVLRGGKPVGSSLVGQNFGDPAHFWGRPSATAPMPYNAGASGGSNQGPLNPALADAVKRRVEVLRAADPGNAQPVPVDLVTASASGLDPHITPAAARYQAARVARLHQLPIDRVEQLIDDHTEGRWLGLVGEPRVNVLALNLALDSAR from the coding sequence ATGTTCAAGATTCTTCGTCCCGCGCTCGTCATCTTCGTGCTGCTCAGCGGTCTGACCGGGCTGCTCTATCCCCTGGCCGTCACCGGCGCCGCACATGCGCTGTTCCCGGCGCAGGCCGAGGGCAGCCTCGTGCTGCGCGGCGGCAAGCCGGTGGGCTCCTCGCTGGTCGGGCAGAACTTCGGCGATCCGGCGCACTTCTGGGGGCGGCCGTCGGCCACGGCACCCATGCCCTACAACGCGGGCGCTTCCGGCGGCTCCAACCAGGGGCCGCTGAACCCGGCGCTCGCCGATGCGGTGAAGCGCCGCGTCGAGGTGCTGCGCGCGGCCGATCCCGGCAACGCGCAGCCGGTGCCTGTCGACCTGGTCACGGCCTCGGCCAGCGGGCTCGATCCGCACATCACCCCGGCCGCGGCGCGCTACCAGGCGGCACGCGTGGCGCGGCTGCACCAACTGCCGATCGACCGTGTCGAGCAGCTGATCGACGATCACACCGAAGGGCGGTGGCTCGGCCTCGTCGGCGAGCCGCGGGTGAACGTGCTTGCGCTCAACCTGGCGCTCGACTCGGCGCGCTGA
- a CDS encoding DUF4118 domain-containing protein: MNDAVRPDPDALLAELRAQEAQARRGKLRIYFGASAGVGKTWAMLSAAQRERAGGRDVVIGVVETHGRSETAALLAGLETLPPRELSYRGRTLAEFDLDGALARKPAVLLVDELAHSNAPGSRHAKRWQDVQELQAAGIEVWSALNVQHLESLNGTVGAITGVRVHETVPDTVLDEADEVVLVDVTADELTARLAAGKVYLPQQAERAAQNFFRKGNLIALREIALRRTAEHVEDDVRGWRIEQSGRGGEAGPPAWNTSGAILACVGPHEGASQTVRTAARLAGQLNVRWHAAYVETPRLQRLPAGRRDRILAVLQLAEELGAETAVLTGENVAEALSAQARRLNCATLVVGRPEPERGWRRWWPPRVLMRQLARHAPGIDIVEAARADSVRRLPQRPGRRRDPGAEDSDPPEVRWRGYAWAAASSVAVTLLATPLAGVLELANIVMLFLLGVVGVAMRFGRGPAAFAALLNVAAFDFFFVSPRLSFAVSDVQYVLTFAVMLGVGLLVGQLTAGLRFAVGVSTSRERRAQSLFELTRELSAALETSQVVQLGAAAVQGHFGGRALVLVTDAGDRLAMPAELPIGFDPSVADWTFRHGQPAGLATATLAAQPWHYVPLKAPMRVRGVLALEPAQPRWLMIPEQAQQLDTLARQIAIALERVHYVDVAQQAVVEMESERLRNALLGAISHDVRTPLTALIALAESLQAAPAAPGAPGVDGPAVARAIVAQAHQLHALVNNLLDMARLESGIAGSAVQLRREWQSVEEVVGAAIRAARPALGEIAVQTDLPPDLPLVEFDAVLIERVLVNLLENAGKYGAAPVVVAARATERSLVLSVRDHGPGLPAALEGREQTLFDKFTRGQAESATPGVGLGLAICKAVVSAHGGEITAANAVDGGAVFTVTLPRREAPVTEEAV, from the coding sequence ATGAACGACGCCGTACGCCCCGACCCCGATGCCCTGCTGGCCGAGCTGCGCGCGCAGGAAGCGCAAGCCCGACGCGGCAAGCTGCGCATCTACTTCGGCGCCAGCGCGGGCGTCGGCAAGACCTGGGCCATGCTGAGCGCCGCGCAGCGCGAGCGCGCGGGCGGCCGCGACGTGGTGATCGGGGTGGTCGAGACGCATGGCCGCAGCGAGACCGCGGCGCTGCTCGCCGGCCTGGAGACCTTGCCGCCGCGCGAGCTGTCCTACCGAGGCCGCACCCTGGCCGAGTTCGACCTCGATGGCGCGCTGGCGCGCAAGCCCGCCGTGCTGCTGGTCGACGAGCTCGCGCATTCCAACGCGCCCGGCTCGCGCCACGCCAAGCGCTGGCAGGACGTGCAGGAGCTGCAGGCCGCGGGCATCGAGGTCTGGTCCGCCCTCAACGTGCAGCACCTGGAAAGCCTCAACGGCACGGTGGGCGCGATCACCGGTGTGCGCGTGCACGAGACCGTGCCCGACACCGTGCTCGACGAGGCCGACGAGGTGGTGCTGGTCGACGTCACGGCCGACGAGCTCACGGCGCGGCTCGCGGCCGGCAAGGTCTACCTGCCGCAGCAGGCCGAGCGCGCGGCGCAGAACTTCTTCCGCAAGGGCAACCTCATCGCGCTGCGCGAGATCGCGCTGCGGCGCACCGCCGAGCACGTGGAAGACGACGTGCGCGGCTGGCGCATCGAGCAGTCGGGGCGCGGCGGTGAGGCCGGGCCGCCGGCCTGGAATACTTCCGGCGCAATCCTCGCGTGCGTCGGGCCGCACGAAGGTGCGAGCCAGACGGTGCGCACCGCAGCGCGGCTCGCGGGACAGCTCAACGTGCGCTGGCATGCGGCGTACGTCGAGACGCCGCGCCTGCAGCGGCTGCCTGCGGGGCGTCGCGACCGCATTCTGGCGGTGCTCCAGCTCGCCGAAGAGCTGGGCGCCGAGACCGCGGTGCTGACTGGCGAGAACGTGGCCGAGGCGCTGTCCGCGCAGGCACGGCGCCTCAATTGCGCCACGCTGGTGGTGGGGCGGCCGGAGCCGGAGCGAGGCTGGCGGCGCTGGTGGCCGCCGCGCGTGCTGATGCGCCAGCTGGCGCGCCATGCACCTGGTATCGACATCGTCGAAGCGGCGCGCGCAGACAGCGTGCGCCGCCTTCCCCAACGGCCCGGCCGGCGCCGCGACCCCGGCGCGGAAGACAGCGACCCCCCGGAGGTCCGCTGGCGCGGCTATGCCTGGGCCGCGGCCAGCAGTGTGGCCGTCACCCTGCTGGCGACGCCGCTGGCGGGCGTGCTGGAGCTGGCCAACATCGTGATGCTGTTCCTGCTCGGCGTGGTCGGCGTCGCGATGCGCTTCGGCCGTGGGCCGGCCGCCTTCGCGGCGCTGCTCAACGTCGCGGCCTTCGACTTCTTCTTCGTCTCGCCGCGCCTCTCGTTCGCGGTCAGCGACGTGCAGTACGTCCTGACCTTCGCGGTCATGCTGGGCGTGGGCCTGCTGGTTGGCCAGCTGACCGCCGGCTTGCGCTTTGCCGTCGGCGTCTCGACCAGCCGCGAGCGGCGTGCGCAATCGCTGTTCGAGCTGACGCGCGAACTGTCGGCCGCGCTCGAGACTTCGCAGGTCGTGCAACTGGGCGCGGCCGCGGTGCAGGGCCACTTCGGCGGCCGGGCGCTGGTGCTGGTGACCGATGCCGGCGACCGCCTGGCGATGCCTGCCGAGCTGCCGATCGGCTTCGATCCCAGCGTCGCCGACTGGACCTTCCGCCACGGCCAGCCGGCCGGCCTCGCCACCGCCACGCTGGCGGCCCAGCCCTGGCACTACGTGCCGCTCAAGGCGCCGATGCGGGTGCGCGGCGTGCTCGCGCTGGAGCCGGCGCAGCCGCGCTGGCTGATGATCCCGGAGCAGGCGCAGCAGCTCGACACGCTGGCGCGGCAGATCGCGATCGCGCTGGAGCGGGTGCATTACGTCGACGTGGCGCAGCAGGCGGTGGTCGAGATGGAATCGGAGCGGCTGCGCAACGCCTTGCTCGGCGCGATCTCGCACGATGTGCGCACGCCCTTGACGGCGCTGATTGCGTTGGCCGAATCGCTGCAGGCGGCACCCGCGGCACCCGGGGCACCCGGGGTGGATGGGCCCGCGGTGGCGCGGGCCATCGTCGCGCAGGCGCACCAGCTGCACGCGTTGGTGAACAACCTGCTGGACATGGCGCGTCTCGAAAGCGGCATCGCCGGCAGCGCGGTCCAGCTGCGGCGCGAATGGCAGTCGGTCGAGGAGGTGGTGGGCGCGGCCATCCGCGCCGCGCGGCCCGCGCTTGGCGAGATCGCGGTGCAGACCGATCTGCCGCCCGACCTGCCGCTGGTCGAGTTCGACGCCGTGCTGATCGAGCGCGTGCTGGTCAACCTGCTGGAGAACGCCGGCAAGTACGGCGCCGCGCCGGTCGTGGTCGCCGCCCGTGCCACTGAACGCTCGCTGGTGCTGAGCGTGCGCGACCATGGGCCGGGCCTGCCGGCCGCGCTCGAGGGCCGCGAGCAGACGCTCTTCGACAAGTTCACGCGTGGGCAGGCCGAGTCGGCCACGCCTGGCGTGGGGCTGGGCCTGGCCATCTGCAAGGCGGTGGTCAGCGCCCATGGCGGCGAGATCACGGCCGCCAATGCGGTGGACGGCGGGGCGGTGTTCACCGTGACGCTGCCTCGGCGGGAGGCCCCTGTGACCGAGGAGGCGGTGTGA
- the kdpE gene encoding two-component system response regulator KdpE produces the protein MPSPTAIVIEDEPQIRRFVRGALEAEGWQVHEAATLREGLVAAGTRQPDLVVLDLGLPDGDGVGLIRDVRGWSGVPIIVLSARTDEADKVAALDAGADDYLTKPFGTGELLARVRANLRRPRTANGSEDTEPVFRFGEVEVDRSARLVRRAGAEVHLTPTEYRLLSVLIANAGRVLTHRQLLREVWGPSHAEQSHYLRIYMGHLRQKLEADPAQPMHLLTETAVGYRLVP, from the coding sequence ATGCCATCCCCCACCGCCATCGTGATCGAGGACGAGCCCCAGATCCGGCGCTTCGTGCGCGGCGCGCTGGAGGCCGAGGGCTGGCAGGTGCATGAGGCGGCGACGCTGCGCGAGGGGCTGGTGGCGGCCGGTACGCGGCAGCCCGACCTGGTGGTGCTGGATCTCGGCCTGCCCGACGGCGATGGCGTCGGTTTGATCCGCGATGTGCGGGGATGGTCGGGCGTGCCGATCATCGTGCTCTCGGCGCGCACCGACGAAGCCGACAAGGTCGCCGCGCTCGATGCCGGCGCCGACGACTACCTGACCAAGCCCTTCGGGACCGGCGAGCTGCTGGCCCGGGTGCGCGCCAACCTGCGCCGGCCGCGCACTGCCAACGGCAGCGAAGACACCGAGCCGGTGTTCCGCTTCGGCGAGGTCGAGGTCGACCGCAGCGCGCGCCTGGTGCGGCGCGCCGGCGCAGAGGTGCACCTGACGCCCACCGAGTACCGGTTGCTGTCGGTGCTGATCGCCAATGCCGGCCGCGTGCTCACGCATCGCCAGCTCTTGCGCGAAGTGTGGGGGCCCTCGCATGCCGAGCAGAGCCATTACCTGCGCATCTACATGGGGCACCTGCGCCAGAAGCTGGAAGCCGACCCGGCCCAGCCGATGCACCTGCTGACCGAGACTGCCGTCGGGTACCGCCTGGTGCCGTGA
- a CDS encoding pseudouridine synthase encodes MSDIPELTRLNKRMAELGLCSRREADDWIAQGWVKVNGRPAEMGLKVGPADRIEVDRKAQNQQQQQVTILLHKPMGYVSGQAEDGHEPAVVLINPRTHWREDPSHVRFSPPQLRGLAPAGRLDIDSVGLLVLTQDGRVARQLIGEGSGMEKEYLVRVSYGDVAQNPQATFPREQLQRLRHGLSLDGQPLKPALVDWQNPEQLRFVLTEGKKRQIRRMCELVGLKVVGLKRIRIGRVVLGHLPVGQWRYLGPHERF; translated from the coding sequence ATGTCCGACATCCCCGAACTGACCCGACTCAACAAGCGCATGGCCGAGCTCGGCCTGTGCTCGCGGCGCGAGGCCGACGACTGGATCGCGCAGGGGTGGGTCAAGGTCAACGGCCGGCCCGCTGAAATGGGGCTCAAGGTCGGCCCTGCCGATCGCATCGAGGTCGATCGCAAGGCCCAGAACCAGCAGCAGCAACAGGTCACCATCCTGCTGCACAAGCCGATGGGCTATGTCAGCGGCCAGGCCGAGGACGGCCACGAGCCCGCGGTGGTGCTGATCAACCCGCGAACGCACTGGCGCGAGGACCCGAGCCACGTGCGCTTCTCGCCGCCCCAGCTGCGCGGCCTGGCACCGGCCGGCCGGCTGGACATCGATTCGGTGGGCCTGCTGGTGCTGACGCAGGACGGCCGTGTCGCGCGCCAGCTGATCGGCGAGGGCTCAGGCATGGAGAAGGAGTACCTGGTGCGCGTGAGCTACGGCGATGTGGCGCAGAACCCGCAGGCCACCTTCCCGCGCGAGCAGCTGCAGCGCTTGCGCCATGGACTGAGCCTGGACGGCCAGCCGCTCAAGCCGGCGCTGGTCGACTGGCAGAACCCGGAGCAGCTGCGCTTCGTGCTGACAGAGGGCAAGAAGCGCCAGATCCGTCGCATGTGCGAGCTGGTCGGGCTCAAGGTGGTGGGCTTGAAGCGAATCCGCATCGGCCGCGTGGTGCTCGGACACCTCCCGGTAGGGCAGTGGCGCTACCTCGGCCCGCACGAGCGCTTCTAG
- a CDS encoding response regulator: MRTLLVEDDEMIGSSLRHALEGAGWSVDWVRDGALAQSAFADGGYTCVLLDLGLPRQDGTEVLRRARERGDTTPVLVLTARDGLEDRIHGLDLGADDYLLKPFEFRELLARMRAVIRRRDGAAHSVIGGDGLQLDLTTREVLRNGDREALTAREFALLHALLERPGAILSREQLENRIYGWGEEVTSNAVDVLIHGMRRKLGPDAIRNVRGLGWRVAGA, from the coding sequence GTGCGCACGCTGCTGGTGGAAGACGACGAGATGATCGGGAGCAGCCTGCGGCATGCGCTCGAGGGCGCCGGCTGGTCGGTCGACTGGGTGCGTGACGGCGCGCTGGCGCAGAGCGCCTTCGCCGATGGCGGCTATACCTGCGTGCTGCTCGACCTCGGCTTGCCCCGGCAGGATGGCACCGAGGTGCTGCGCAGGGCGCGGGAGCGGGGCGATACCACGCCCGTGCTGGTGCTCACCGCGCGTGATGGCCTGGAGGACCGCATCCACGGCCTCGACCTCGGCGCCGACGACTACCTGCTCAAGCCCTTCGAGTTCCGCGAGCTGCTGGCGCGCATGCGCGCCGTGATCCGCCGCCGCGACGGCGCGGCGCATTCGGTGATCGGCGGCGACGGCCTGCAGCTGGACCTGACCACGCGCGAGGTGTTGCGCAACGGCGATCGCGAGGCCCTGACGGCGCGCGAGTTCGCGCTGCTGCACGCGCTCCTGGAGCGGCCGGGCGCCATCCTGTCGCGCGAGCAGCTCGAGAACCGCATCTACGGCTGGGGCGAGGAGGTCACCAGCAACGCGGTGGACGTGCTGATCCACGGCATGCGGCGCAAGCTCGGGCCCGACGCAATCCGCAACGTGCGAGGGCTCGGATGGCGAGTGGCGGGGGCATGA